The following proteins come from a genomic window of Salvia hispanica cultivar TCC Black 2014 chromosome 4, UniMelb_Shisp_WGS_1.0, whole genome shotgun sequence:
- the LOC125219611 gene encoding glycine-rich cell wall structural protein 1.8-like, whose protein sequence is MAANKFISLLFFIVLFAAICSAARLGLGVEVGVYGGGGGGGEGGGGGGAAAGHGYAGGAGSGGGSGAGGGAGEHGAGGGGGGGTGGGGGSASAGGGYAGGSGEGHGAGGGYGGGAGGAHGGGGGGGSGGGGGGGGAAAGGGHAGGYGGGEGGGEGSGSGGGGAGGGGGHGGGGGGASAGGEGSASGSGYGSGGGAGAGGGAGGAHGGGYGGGEGGGGGGGSASAGGGHAGGYGGGAGGGEGGGQGGYSP, encoded by the coding sequence ATGGCTGcaaacaaatttatttctctCCTCTTCTTTATAGTTTTGTTTGCGGCAATATGTTCCGCCGCCCGACTTGGTTTGGGAGTCGAAGTTGGTGTCTAcggcggcggtggaggcggaggtgaaggcggcggcggcggtggagcTGCCGCTGGTCATGGCTACGCCGGTGGTGCCGGAAGTGGTGGCGGAAGCGGTGCCGGCGGTGGTGCTGGGGAGCATGGTGCTGgaggtggcggcggcggcggcactggcggcggcggaggttCTGCTTCTGCTGGTGGGGGTTATGCTGGTGGGAGTGGGGAAGGGCATGGTGCGGGTGGAGGATACGGCGGCGGAGCTGGTGGAGCTCATGGCGGCGGCGGGGGTGGAGGCTCaggcggtggcggtggtggtggtggtgcgGCGGCCGGTGGTGGACATGCCGGTGGGTACGGGGGAGGGGAAGGAGGTGGGGAAGGGAGCGGCAGTGGAGGAGGCGGTGCTGGTGGTGGCGGGGGTCATGGTGGCGGTGGGGGAGGTGCGAGCGCCGGAGGGGAAGGAAGCGCCTCGGGTTCGGGATATGGAAGTGGTGGAGGTGCTGGAGCTGGTGGTGGTGCAGGAGGTGCCCATGGTGGAGGATATGGTGGGGGTGAAGGgggcggtggtggtggcggtAGTGCTTCCGCGGGTGGGGGGCATGCCGGCGGATATGGTGGCGGCGCTGGGGGAGGTGAAGGTGGCGGTCAGGGTGGCTATTCCCCTTGA
- the LOC125222705 gene encoding mitogen-activated protein kinase kinase kinase 1-like, whose translation MKMHRFPKLFSHRSEPRNSSRRPAKPKRLERCNALRNASYDFSLSGSSSSSSHSPEESQRASSLDLYGGKTTSFRVDGTEGEFQVICEAFGFSGIDDFAISQEEYEAMKAGGTINKKLEPLYQETEVDCVKYSYANGNIRAIDGINRKMGGFPVENLENSFGAASKQFGVTCDFDYANKCRGVSEPSKRLEDGVNFVHRLSVRSKASRINGIQGARPTIVVPDWDTSTGFLQERDPCIPKFQSRFFLNNEETAVVGPDRNEQEKVTMTMEENRALSESCSFSSNEDDSSSSMTEPMSSISSNERHGRVIHDWQKGELLGRGTFGSVYEGIADGGFFFAVKEVSLLDQGEDGKQCVFQLEQEIALLSQFKHENIVRYYGTEKKGSHLCIFLELVTQGSLLRLYQKYDLRVPQVSGYTRQILHGLKYLHDRDVIHRDIKCANILVHTNGLVKLADFGLAKAAKLNDVKSCKGTAFWMAPEVVRSKGYGLAADIWSLGCTVLEMLTRRFPYFGLEYMTALYKIGQGVRPDVPDTLSSDAQDFILQCLQIDPSLRPTAAELLDHPFVKRPLSSSAHSFGWHF comes from the exons ATGAAAATGCATCGATTTCCGAAGCTCTTCTCCCATAGGTCGGAGCCGCGCAACTCCAGCCGCCGCCCGGCGAAGCCGAAAAGGCTTGAGCGGTGCAACGCACTCAGGAATGCCAGCTACgacttctctctctctggtTCATCTTCGTCATCGTCGCACTCGCCGGAGGAGTCTCAGCGCGCGAGCTCCTTGGATTTGTACGGCGGGAAGACGACGAGCTTCCGCGTGGATGGGACCGAGGGAGAATTTCAAGTTATCTGTGAAGCGTTTGGTTTTTCCGGGATAGACGATTTCGCTATATCGCAGGAGGAATATGAGGCGATGAAGGCGGGGGGTACgattaataagaaattggAGCCTTTGTATCAGGAAACAGAGGTTGATTGTGTTAAATATTCTTATGCTAACGGTAATATTAGGGCAATTGATGGGATTAATCGGAAAATGGGGGGTTTTCCTGTTGAGAATTTAGAGAATAGTTTTGGCGCAGCTAGTAAGCAATTTGGGGTTActtgtgattttgattatgCGAACAAGTGCAGGGGTGTTTCTGAGCCATCAAAACGATTAGAGGATGGTGTAAATTTTGTTCATAGATTAAGTGTGAGATCAAAAGCTTCTCGTATAAATGGTATTCAGGGCGCACGACCAACTATAGTGGTGCCCGATTGGGATACATCGACAGGATTTCTGCAGGAGCGTGATCCATGTATTCCTAAGTTCCAAAGCAGGTTCTTTTTGAATAATGAAGAGACTGCGGTAGTTGGTCCGGATAGGAATGAGCAAGAGAAGGTTACAATGACAATGGAAGAAAACCGTGCATTATCAGAGTCATGCTCTTTCTCTTCAAATGAGGATGATTCCTCAAGTTCCATGACTGAACCTATGTCTAGCATTTCATCTAATGAGAGACATGGACGTGTTATTCATGACTGGCAGAAGGGTGAGCTTTTGGGACGTGGAACATTTGGATCTGTGTATGAAGGAATTGCAGA TGGTGGATTCTTTTTTGCTGTAAAGGAAGTGTCTTTGCTTGATCAAGGAGAGGATGGGAAGCAATGTGTGTTCCAACTTGAACAG GAAATCGCTCTTCTTAGTCAGTTTAAACATGAAAACATCGTACGGTATTATGGGACAGAGAAG AAGGGGTCACATCTCTGTATTTTTCTTGAGCTGGTCACACAAGGCTCCCTTTTGAGGCTTTACCAGAAATATGATCTTCGAGTGCCTCAAGTATCCGGTTATACACGGCAGATTCTACATGGTTTGAAGTATCTGCATGACAGAGATGTCATCCACAG AGATATAAAATGTGCAAATATATTGGTGCACACAAATGGTTTAGTGAAGCTTGCTGATTTTGGTCTTGCTAAG GCTGCCAAGTTGAATGATGTGAAGTCTTGCAAGGGGACTGCATTTTGGATGGCTCCCGAG GTTGTTCGTAGCAAGGGCTATGGGCTTGCAGCAGATATATGGAGTCTCGGATGCACGGTGTTGGAGATGTTGACCAGACGTTTTCCATATTTTGGTTTAGAATAT ATGACAGCATTATACAAGATAGGACAGGGAGTGAGACCAGATGTCCCCGATACTCTTTCAAGTGATGCGCAAGATTTCATACTTCAATGCCTACAGATTGACCCAAGCTTGCGACCAACAGCTGCTGAGCTCCTGGACCACCCCTTTGTGAAGCGGCCGCTTTCATCATCTGCACACAGCTTTGGCTGGCATTTTTGA